In Spinacia oleracea cultivar Varoflay chromosome 5, BTI_SOV_V1, whole genome shotgun sequence, a single window of DNA contains:
- the LOC110797047 gene encoding protein MODIFIER OF SNC1 1 isoform X1, which yields MTSSTITGDRRWASARRGGMTVLGKVAVPKPINLPSQRLENHGLDPNVEIVPKGTLSWGSRPSSSGSNAWGTSALSPTTDGSSSSPRQLVGRPSSSGGTRPSTAGSDRAHDSNGNTWGSSSRPSSSSGVLASNHASSVSLRPRSADTRPGSSHLSRFAEPALEGPGVWGTNSTSEQVGVASSANEEFSLTSGDFPTLGSEKDESNTDMEPLDRASHGRPGSSGGTRTMTDGRGIAHGDDISRNSDVKGNSWRNDGPPFVEDGPWPNMERWHGEPHLYPNPNMAPHYESWRGAPPVNPPGGGWYRGPPGPPPYGGPVPPGGFPMEPYPYYHPQVPAPGLAGSQPMPPGAGHHGHRPKNGDMPHMPHVPHLHPGMPMRPGFYPGPVHYDGYYRPPMGFCNPNERDLPFMGMPAGPPIYNRHPNQNAPDQNNAHPRSREGRGPEQVEPGHPHDPRGHFKVLGHPNDSWTQNEEEKWGHRGTITREKGTLSKAPVQENAWEDDYKKDEGVHYGKSATKEVASRFDNKFTSNPSSGKFPECLSNIDETQISPTMENVVSPQDHSLIQKIEGLNAKTRSTGRKEEGFHREGPNDRVQMINAKDYRSANEANSDVVLERHHPTGVLVPVSRSKDASAADRSRESSDAPRRSVRGPQSRGNSHAKGGFHGQDADRWGKKSDSQSVEAASRSVTDDQVEQHNAAVHTAEPSRTNVKAKGDAESKVSSIDPSDMQRAKMREIAKQRSIQLQKEEEERVREQKAKALAKLEELNRRSANQGVENPNQREPIPPPGDVPKKEDVSRNQSDSSVDANHGTGSSSASPNNVAQINERSASKIMDSVLSSSHLVAETKRSAYQEASFSSQNQLPTADVNVDDDASHRTAPQVREVSKQKRGGQKQRQSVPPEKNPVQDTIPAGITDVLKDLKVASTTREVTGSSVDSGVGKEHAESPITAELPVQKKKINKSGKNRHKVEESSTAVSSPVTQPKDSNLAQAIPKSAEQNCSSLPVNSLPMQLSADLKDVIQSSENHTSLSREDTHGRVNSTWKAQHSRKPRNSQSNKSSEKPHNNDAVVWAPVRPHSKLEVTDQTSQKAAEPLVSPATGDSLVLNSSKTKRAEMERYVPKPVAKELAQQGSIQQPLSPSIDPAETDGSGGRDRASHGSEYAMKAGASVESKHVDGKNRHQKAQGSWRQRASAKSTLVQASQDSSAANTGKNIQTNGSQLTVRSDESLVRGPPSKPDEHSEKGPQTSISDGWESVTDSTSNPLTGAKDHIPTGKGKRHPFKGQKGGGSHQTHDHKDSNAGLTDLQYSHVEANQTDKTMASKDNRAAGDRPVPHWQPKSQGYVAHNQQGNRSRGSQNIIPEEKEPLKSETGPKGGSHSLSQRSSQSVVKDPTLTSETKGAGEAMPRTGHQEAKRDKRVAVKRHPQSPIQEPQASPAEVEPALFGGLDGRNEQRPSSGYRKNANFSGRSNRGHESHGDWGTTAQENKQHFSSANNRERQRQNTHYEYQPVGPYNGSSKSNEPGVQTENQSAAPRFRERGPSHSRRGRGNFDGRQSGNE from the exons ATGGGCTTCTGCAAGAAGAGGGGGCATGACAGTCTTGGGAAAAGTTGCTgttcctaagcctataaattTGCCTAGTCAAAG gTTGGAGAATCATGGTTTGGACCCCAATGTTGAAATTGTTCCCAA GGGCACACTTAGTTGGGGTAGTCGACCATCATCTTCTGGGTCAAATGCATGGGGTACATCGGCGCTGTCACCAACTACTGATGGTAGTAGCTCCTCGCCCCGTCAGTTAGTCGGCCGACCTTCGTCTAGTGGTGGCACTAGGCCATCAACTGCTGGCAGTGACAGAGCTCATGATTCTAATGGCAATACCTGGGGTTCAAGTTCAAGGCCGTCATCATCCTCAGGGGTTTTGGCTTCCAACCATGCTTCATCAGTATCTTTACGCCCTCGCAGTGCTGATACCAGACCTGGTAGCTCGCACTTATCACGGTTTGCGGAACCTGCACTTGAAGGTCCCGGGGTCTGGGGTACAAACTCGACTTCAGAACAAGTG GGGGTTGCGTCCTCTGCAAACGAAGAGTTCTCCTTAACTTCTGGAGATTTTCCGACACTTGGTTCAGAGAAAGACGAATCTAACACGGACATGGAGCCCTTAG ATCGTGCTTCTCATGGACGTCCTGGTTCCTCAGGTGGAACGAGAACCATGACAGATGGTAGAGGAATTGCACATGGTG ACGATATTTCCAGAAACTCAGATGTCAAAGGTAATTCTTGGAGGAATGATGGTCCTCCATTTGTTGAAGATGGGCCTTGGCCTAACATGGAAAGATGGCACGGAGAGCCTCACCTGTATCCAAACCCTAACATGGCTCCTCATTACGAATCTTGGCGTGGTGCCCCACCAGTGAACCCTCCCGGAGGAGGTTGGTATAGAGGCCCTCCTGGTCCTCCTCCTTATGGAGGCCCTGTACCTCCTGGCGGCTTTCCTATGGAGCCGTATCCCTATTATCACCCTCAGGTTCCGGCTCCTGGTCTAGCCGGCTCTCAGCCAATGCCCCCAGGTGCTGGTCATCATGGACACCGCCCTAAAAATGGAGATATGCCACACATGCCACATGTCCCACACTTGCATCCTGGTATGCCTATGAGGCCTGGGTTTTATCCCGGCCCTGTTCATTACGATGGGTATTACAGACCCCCGATGGGATTTTGCAATCCCAATGAACGAGATTTGCCATTCATGGGAATGCCAGCGGGACCTCCTATTTATAACAGACATCCGAATCAGAATGCTCCTGATCAAAACAATGCCCATCCCAGGTCACGGGAAGGTAGAGGGCCTGAACAAGTAGAGCCTGGTCATCCACATGATCCCCGAGGTCACTTCAAAGTCTTAGGGCATCCAAATGATAGCTGGACTCAAAATGAGGAAGAGAAGTGGGGACATAGAGGGACTATCACTCGCGAGAAGGGGACTTTATCTAAGGCACCGGTGCAGGAAAATGCCTGGGAAGATGATTACAAGAAGGATGAGGGTGTTCATTATGGAAAAAGTGCAACCAAAGAAGTTGCTTCTCGTTTCGATAATAAATTTACCTCTAACCCTTCTAGTGGGAAGTTTCCTGAATGTTTGAGCAATATAGATGAAACTCAGATAAGTCCTACCATGGAGAATGTAGTTTCTCCCCAAGATCATTCTTTGATACAGAAGATAGAAGGTTTAAATGCTAAGACGCGTTCCACTGGTCGTAAAGAGGAGGGTTTTCATAGGGAGGGGCCAAATGACAGGGTGCAAATGATCAACGCCAAGGATTATCGATCAGCAAATGAAGCTAATTCTGATGTTGTTCTGGAACGCCATCATCCCACTGGAGTCCTTGTCCCAGTTTCCCGGAGTAAAGATGCTTCGGCAGCTGATAGAAGTCGAGAATCATCAGATGCCCCAAG GAGATCTGTACGTGGACCACAAAGTAGAGGAAATTCTCATGCAAAAGGAGGGTTTCATGGGCAGGATGCTGATAGATGGGGAAAGAAATCAGATTCTCAGTCTGTGGAAGCTGCTTCCAGATCAGTTACTGACGATCAAGTTGAACAACACAATGCAGCTGTACATACTGCTGAACCATCAAGGACAAATGTTAAGGCGAAAGGTGATGCGGAGTCTAAAGTGTCCAGTATTGATCCTAGTGATATGCAG CGTGCTAAAATGAGAGAGATAGCAAAGCAACGCTCAATCCAGTTACAGAAGGAAGAGGAAGAGCGGGTTAGAGAACAGAAGGCAAAGGCACTTGCTAAACTCGAAGAACTGAATAGGCGCAGTGCTAACCAGGGTGTGGAAAATCCAAATCAGAGAGAACCTATCCCACCACCTGGCGATGTTCCAAAGAAGGAAGATGTTTCTAGAAATCAGTCTGATTCAAGTGTGGATGCCAATCACGGCACTGGGTCAAGCTCAGCTTCTCCTAATAATGTCGCTCAGATTAATGAAAGAAGTGCTAGTAAAATCATGGATTCTGTTTTATCTTCAAGTCACCTGGTTGCTGAGACCAAGAGAAGTGCTTATCAGGAGGCTTCCTTCTCGTCACAGAATCAATTGCCAACAGCTGATGTTAATGTTGATGATGATGCTAGTCACAGAACTGCACCTCAAGTTCGTGAAGTCTCAAAGCAGAAGCGGGGAGGTCAAAAACAAAGGCAAAGTGTTCCTCCAGAAAAGAATCCTGTACAAGATACAATTCCTGCTGGTATAACAGATGTCTTGAAGGATCTTAAGGTTGCAAGTACAACCCGAGAAGTTACTGGTAGTTCTGTTGATTCAGGGGTTGGAAAAGAGCATGCCGAATCCCCTATTACTGCTGAATTGCCTgttcaaaaaaagaaaatcaacaaGAGCGGGAAGAACAGACACAAGGTCGAGGAGTCGTCAACAGCTGTTTCTTCACCGGTAACTCAACCGAAGGATTCGAATCTTGCTCAAGCTATCCCCAAAAGTGCAGAGCAGAATTGTTCCAGCTTGCCTGTTAATTCCTTACCCATGCAGTTGTCAGCTGATCTTAAAGATGTTATTCAGTCCTCAGAAAACCACACGTCGTTATCTCGTGAAGATACTCATGGTAGAGTTAATAGTACCTGGAAAGCTCAGCATTCTCGTAAGCCCAGAAATTCACAAAGTAATAAATCATCTGAAAAACCTCACAACAATGATGCTGTTGTTTGGGCGCCAGTTCGACCTCATAGTAAACTTGAGGTTACTGACCAAACCAGTCAGAAGGCTGCCGAACCTTTAGTTTCTCCAGCAACAGGAGATAGTTTGGTGCTGAATAGCTCCAAAACTAAAAGGGCCGAGATGGAAAGATATGTTCCTAAGCCTGTAGCCAAAGAGCTGGCACAGCAAGGAAGTATTCAACAACCTTTATCTCCTTCAATTGATCCAGCAGAAACTGATGGTAGTGGTGGAAGAGATAGGGCTTCTCACGGCTCTGAATATGCCATGAAGGCAGGGGCTAGTGTGGAATCTAAACATGTGGATGGTAAGAATAGACATCAAAAGGCTCAGGGATCATGGCGTCAACGTGCTTCTGCTAAATCAACACTGGTCCAAGCTTCCCAAGACAGTTCTGCAGCTAACACTGGCAAGAATATCCAAACTAACGGGTCTCAGTTGACTGTCAGATCTGATGAATCCTTGGTTAGAGGACCACCATCTAAACCTGATGAACACTCAGAGAAGGGACCACAAACCAGCATATCTGATGGGTGGGAGAGTGTGACTGATTCGACCTCCAATCCGTTGACTGGTGCAAAAGACCACATTCCAACTGGAAAGGGGAAAAGGCACCCATTTAAGGGGCAAAAAGGCGGCGGAAGTCATCAGACTCATGATCATAAAGATTCAAATGCTGGTTTGACTGACCTTCAATATTCTCACGTGGAGGCAAATCAAACGGATAAGACAATGGCTTCAAAAGATAACCGAGCAGCTGGGGACCGCCCTGTACCTCATTGGCAACCCAAGTCTCAGGGTTATGTTGCACATAATCAGCAAGGAAACAGGTCTCGTGGCAGTCAGAATATTATCCCGGAAGAAAAGGAGCCCCTGAAAAGCGAGACTGGTCCTAAAGGTGGTTCACATTCTTTGTCACAACGTAGTAGTCAATCTGTCGTTAAAGACCCTACACTGACTTCTGAAACTAAAGGTGCAGGTGAAGCAATGCCTAGAACAGGACATCAGGAAGCTAAGCGAGATAAGAGAGTTGCTGTGAAAAGGCATCCTCAATCTCCTATTCAGGAACCACAAGCTTCACCAGCTGAGGTTGAACCTGCTCTATTTGGAGGATTGGATGGACGTAATGAGCAGCGTCCTTCCTCTGGGTATCGCAAGAATGCAAATTTTAGTGGTCGTTCTAATCGAGGACATGAATCTCATGGGGATTGGGGAACAACAGCCCAAGAAAACAAGCAGCATTTTTCGTCTGCTAATAATCGAGAGAGACAGAGGCAGAACACTCATTATGAGTACCAGCCCGTGGGACCCTACAATGGGAGCAGTAAATCAAATGAGCCCGGGGTGCAAACCGAGAATCAATCTGCAGCTCCACGATTCCGAGAGAGGGGACCGAGTCATTCAAGGCGTGGTAGGGGAAATTTTGACGGGAGACAAAGTGGTAACGAATGA
- the LOC110797047 gene encoding protein MODIFIER OF SNC1 1 isoform X2 — protein MTSSTITGDRRWASARRGGMTVLGKVAVPKPINLPSQRLENHGLDPNVEIVPKGTLSWGSRPSSSGSNAWGTSALSPTTDGSSSSPRQLVGRPSSSGGTRPSTAGSDRAHDSNGNTWGSSSRPSSSSGVLASNHASSVSLRPRSADTRPGSSHLSRFAEPALEGPGVWGTNSTSEQVGVASSANEEFSLTSGDFPTLGSEKDESNTDMEPLDRASHGRPGSSGGTRTMTDGRGIAHGDDISRNSDVKGNSWRNDGPPFVEDGPWPNMERWHGEPHLYPNPNMAPHYESWRGAPPVNPPGGGWYRGPPGPPPYGGPVPPGGFPMEPYPYYHPQVPAPGLAGSQPMPPGAGHHGHRPKNGDMPHMPHVPHLHPGMPMRPGFYPGPVHYDGYYRPPMGFCNPNERDLPFMGMPAGPPIYNRHPNQNAPDQNNAHPRSREGRGPEQVEPGHPHDPRGHFKVLGHPNDSWTQNEEEKWGHRGTITREKGTLSKAPVQENAWEDDYKKDEGVHYGKSATKEVASRFDNKFTSNPSSGKFPECLSNIDETQISPTMENVVSPQDHSLIQKIEGLNAKTRSTGRKEEGFHREGPNDRVQMINAKDYRSANEANSDVVLERHHPTGVLVPVSRSKDASAADRSRESSDAPRRSVRGPQSRGNSHAKGGFHGQDADRWGKKSDSQSVEAASRSVTDDQVEQHNAAVHTAEPSRTNVKAKGDAESKVSSIDPSDMQRAKMREIAKQRSIQLQKEEEERVREQKAKALAKLEELNRRSANQGVENPNQREPIPPPGDVPKKEDVSRNQSDSSVDANHGTGSSSASPNNVAQINERSASKIMDSVLSSSHLVAETKRSAYQEASFSSQNQLPTADVNVDDDASHRTAPQVREVSKQKRGGQKQRQSVPPEKNPVQDTIPAGITDVLKDLKVASTTREVTGSSVDSGVGKEHAESPITAELPVQKKKINKSGKNRHKVEESSTAVSSPVTQPKDSNLAQAIPKSAEQNCSSLPVNSLPMQLSADLKDVIQSSENHTSLSREDTHGRVNSTWKAQHSRKPRNSQSNKSSEKPHNNDAVVWAPVRPHSKLEVTDQTSQKAAEPLVSPATGDSLVLNSSKTKRAEMERYVPKPVAKELAQQGSIQQPLSPSIDPAETDGSGGRDRASHGSEYAMKAGASVESKHVDGKNRHQKAQGSWRQRASAKSTLVQASQDSSAANTGKNIQTNGSQLTVRSDESLVRGPPSKPDEHSEKGPQTSISDGWESVTDSTSNPLTGAKDHIPTGKGKRHPFKGQKGGGSHQTHDHKDSNAGLTDLQYSHVEANQTDKTMASKDNRAAGDRPVPHWQPKSQGYVAHNQQGNRSRGSQNIIPEEKEPLKSETGPKGAGEAMPRTGHQEAKRDKRVAVKRHPQSPIQEPQASPAEVEPALFGGLDGRNEQRPSSGYRKNANFSGRSNRGHESHGDWGTTAQENKQHFSSANNRERQRQNTHYEYQPVGPYNGSSKSNEPGVQTENQSAAPRFRERGPSHSRRGRGNFDGRQSGNE, from the exons ATGGGCTTCTGCAAGAAGAGGGGGCATGACAGTCTTGGGAAAAGTTGCTgttcctaagcctataaattTGCCTAGTCAAAG gTTGGAGAATCATGGTTTGGACCCCAATGTTGAAATTGTTCCCAA GGGCACACTTAGTTGGGGTAGTCGACCATCATCTTCTGGGTCAAATGCATGGGGTACATCGGCGCTGTCACCAACTACTGATGGTAGTAGCTCCTCGCCCCGTCAGTTAGTCGGCCGACCTTCGTCTAGTGGTGGCACTAGGCCATCAACTGCTGGCAGTGACAGAGCTCATGATTCTAATGGCAATACCTGGGGTTCAAGTTCAAGGCCGTCATCATCCTCAGGGGTTTTGGCTTCCAACCATGCTTCATCAGTATCTTTACGCCCTCGCAGTGCTGATACCAGACCTGGTAGCTCGCACTTATCACGGTTTGCGGAACCTGCACTTGAAGGTCCCGGGGTCTGGGGTACAAACTCGACTTCAGAACAAGTG GGGGTTGCGTCCTCTGCAAACGAAGAGTTCTCCTTAACTTCTGGAGATTTTCCGACACTTGGTTCAGAGAAAGACGAATCTAACACGGACATGGAGCCCTTAG ATCGTGCTTCTCATGGACGTCCTGGTTCCTCAGGTGGAACGAGAACCATGACAGATGGTAGAGGAATTGCACATGGTG ACGATATTTCCAGAAACTCAGATGTCAAAGGTAATTCTTGGAGGAATGATGGTCCTCCATTTGTTGAAGATGGGCCTTGGCCTAACATGGAAAGATGGCACGGAGAGCCTCACCTGTATCCAAACCCTAACATGGCTCCTCATTACGAATCTTGGCGTGGTGCCCCACCAGTGAACCCTCCCGGAGGAGGTTGGTATAGAGGCCCTCCTGGTCCTCCTCCTTATGGAGGCCCTGTACCTCCTGGCGGCTTTCCTATGGAGCCGTATCCCTATTATCACCCTCAGGTTCCGGCTCCTGGTCTAGCCGGCTCTCAGCCAATGCCCCCAGGTGCTGGTCATCATGGACACCGCCCTAAAAATGGAGATATGCCACACATGCCACATGTCCCACACTTGCATCCTGGTATGCCTATGAGGCCTGGGTTTTATCCCGGCCCTGTTCATTACGATGGGTATTACAGACCCCCGATGGGATTTTGCAATCCCAATGAACGAGATTTGCCATTCATGGGAATGCCAGCGGGACCTCCTATTTATAACAGACATCCGAATCAGAATGCTCCTGATCAAAACAATGCCCATCCCAGGTCACGGGAAGGTAGAGGGCCTGAACAAGTAGAGCCTGGTCATCCACATGATCCCCGAGGTCACTTCAAAGTCTTAGGGCATCCAAATGATAGCTGGACTCAAAATGAGGAAGAGAAGTGGGGACATAGAGGGACTATCACTCGCGAGAAGGGGACTTTATCTAAGGCACCGGTGCAGGAAAATGCCTGGGAAGATGATTACAAGAAGGATGAGGGTGTTCATTATGGAAAAAGTGCAACCAAAGAAGTTGCTTCTCGTTTCGATAATAAATTTACCTCTAACCCTTCTAGTGGGAAGTTTCCTGAATGTTTGAGCAATATAGATGAAACTCAGATAAGTCCTACCATGGAGAATGTAGTTTCTCCCCAAGATCATTCTTTGATACAGAAGATAGAAGGTTTAAATGCTAAGACGCGTTCCACTGGTCGTAAAGAGGAGGGTTTTCATAGGGAGGGGCCAAATGACAGGGTGCAAATGATCAACGCCAAGGATTATCGATCAGCAAATGAAGCTAATTCTGATGTTGTTCTGGAACGCCATCATCCCACTGGAGTCCTTGTCCCAGTTTCCCGGAGTAAAGATGCTTCGGCAGCTGATAGAAGTCGAGAATCATCAGATGCCCCAAG GAGATCTGTACGTGGACCACAAAGTAGAGGAAATTCTCATGCAAAAGGAGGGTTTCATGGGCAGGATGCTGATAGATGGGGAAAGAAATCAGATTCTCAGTCTGTGGAAGCTGCTTCCAGATCAGTTACTGACGATCAAGTTGAACAACACAATGCAGCTGTACATACTGCTGAACCATCAAGGACAAATGTTAAGGCGAAAGGTGATGCGGAGTCTAAAGTGTCCAGTATTGATCCTAGTGATATGCAG CGTGCTAAAATGAGAGAGATAGCAAAGCAACGCTCAATCCAGTTACAGAAGGAAGAGGAAGAGCGGGTTAGAGAACAGAAGGCAAAGGCACTTGCTAAACTCGAAGAACTGAATAGGCGCAGTGCTAACCAGGGTGTGGAAAATCCAAATCAGAGAGAACCTATCCCACCACCTGGCGATGTTCCAAAGAAGGAAGATGTTTCTAGAAATCAGTCTGATTCAAGTGTGGATGCCAATCACGGCACTGGGTCAAGCTCAGCTTCTCCTAATAATGTCGCTCAGATTAATGAAAGAAGTGCTAGTAAAATCATGGATTCTGTTTTATCTTCAAGTCACCTGGTTGCTGAGACCAAGAGAAGTGCTTATCAGGAGGCTTCCTTCTCGTCACAGAATCAATTGCCAACAGCTGATGTTAATGTTGATGATGATGCTAGTCACAGAACTGCACCTCAAGTTCGTGAAGTCTCAAAGCAGAAGCGGGGAGGTCAAAAACAAAGGCAAAGTGTTCCTCCAGAAAAGAATCCTGTACAAGATACAATTCCTGCTGGTATAACAGATGTCTTGAAGGATCTTAAGGTTGCAAGTACAACCCGAGAAGTTACTGGTAGTTCTGTTGATTCAGGGGTTGGAAAAGAGCATGCCGAATCCCCTATTACTGCTGAATTGCCTgttcaaaaaaagaaaatcaacaaGAGCGGGAAGAACAGACACAAGGTCGAGGAGTCGTCAACAGCTGTTTCTTCACCGGTAACTCAACCGAAGGATTCGAATCTTGCTCAAGCTATCCCCAAAAGTGCAGAGCAGAATTGTTCCAGCTTGCCTGTTAATTCCTTACCCATGCAGTTGTCAGCTGATCTTAAAGATGTTATTCAGTCCTCAGAAAACCACACGTCGTTATCTCGTGAAGATACTCATGGTAGAGTTAATAGTACCTGGAAAGCTCAGCATTCTCGTAAGCCCAGAAATTCACAAAGTAATAAATCATCTGAAAAACCTCACAACAATGATGCTGTTGTTTGGGCGCCAGTTCGACCTCATAGTAAACTTGAGGTTACTGACCAAACCAGTCAGAAGGCTGCCGAACCTTTAGTTTCTCCAGCAACAGGAGATAGTTTGGTGCTGAATAGCTCCAAAACTAAAAGGGCCGAGATGGAAAGATATGTTCCTAAGCCTGTAGCCAAAGAGCTGGCACAGCAAGGAAGTATTCAACAACCTTTATCTCCTTCAATTGATCCAGCAGAAACTGATGGTAGTGGTGGAAGAGATAGGGCTTCTCACGGCTCTGAATATGCCATGAAGGCAGGGGCTAGTGTGGAATCTAAACATGTGGATGGTAAGAATAGACATCAAAAGGCTCAGGGATCATGGCGTCAACGTGCTTCTGCTAAATCAACACTGGTCCAAGCTTCCCAAGACAGTTCTGCAGCTAACACTGGCAAGAATATCCAAACTAACGGGTCTCAGTTGACTGTCAGATCTGATGAATCCTTGGTTAGAGGACCACCATCTAAACCTGATGAACACTCAGAGAAGGGACCACAAACCAGCATATCTGATGGGTGGGAGAGTGTGACTGATTCGACCTCCAATCCGTTGACTGGTGCAAAAGACCACATTCCAACTGGAAAGGGGAAAAGGCACCCATTTAAGGGGCAAAAAGGCGGCGGAAGTCATCAGACTCATGATCATAAAGATTCAAATGCTGGTTTGACTGACCTTCAATATTCTCACGTGGAGGCAAATCAAACGGATAAGACAATGGCTTCAAAAGATAACCGAGCAGCTGGGGACCGCCCTGTACCTCATTGGCAACCCAAGTCTCAGGGTTATGTTGCACATAATCAGCAAGGAAACAGGTCTCGTGGCAGTCAGAATATTATCCCGGAAGAAAAGGAGCCCCTGAAAAGCGAGACTGGTCCTAAAG GTGCAGGTGAAGCAATGCCTAGAACAGGACATCAGGAAGCTAAGCGAGATAAGAGAGTTGCTGTGAAAAGGCATCCTCAATCTCCTATTCAGGAACCACAAGCTTCACCAGCTGAGGTTGAACCTGCTCTATTTGGAGGATTGGATGGACGTAATGAGCAGCGTCCTTCCTCTGGGTATCGCAAGAATGCAAATTTTAGTGGTCGTTCTAATCGAGGACATGAATCTCATGGGGATTGGGGAACAACAGCCCAAGAAAACAAGCAGCATTTTTCGTCTGCTAATAATCGAGAGAGACAGAGGCAGAACACTCATTATGAGTACCAGCCCGTGGGACCCTACAATGGGAGCAGTAAATCAAATGAGCCCGGGGTGCAAACCGAGAATCAATCTGCAGCTCCACGATTCCGAGAGAGGGGACCGAGTCATTCAAGGCGTGGTAGGGGAAATTTTGACGGGAGACAAAGTGGTAACGAATGA